GGATGCCGCGCGCAAGCCGTCGCCGCCGCCACTGTCGGTGCCGTGGTTGATCGGCGTGGCGCGGCACAAACTCGCCGACCACTACCGGCGCAGGCACGGCCGGTTCAGCGTTCCGGTGGCCGAACTGCCGGAACCGGCGGACCCGGCCGACGACTGGGATGCCACCCTGGACCGCATCGTCGCGGAGAGCGTGCTGGCCCGGTTGCCCGAGCAGCACCGCACGGTCCTTGCGCTGCGCTACATGGACGACTGCTCGGTGAATGAATGCGCCGAGCTGATCGGGCGCACCGTCCACGCCACCGAGGCGCTACTGGTCCGGGCCCGCAAGGCATTCCGAACGCAATACGCACAAGCGGAAGGAGGAACGCCATGAACGCGGACTACGACCCGTTCACCGTGCTGCACCTGCACGACGAGCCTCCGGTTGCCCCGGATCCGGAGTTCGCCGCGCGGCTGCGGGCCCGACTGGAGGCGGCACTCACGCTACCCAACCGAACCGAAGGAGTGGTCATGACCGGAACTGACACCGCAATCGCGGATCTCAACGCCCCGGCGCAGGCGCCGGCTCCCGAGCGCC
This genomic window from Mycolicibacterium goodii contains:
- a CDS encoding RNA polymerase sigma factor, which codes for MSAETDAPRALLRLYDEALPVVYGYFIRRCGDRGTAEDLTSETFLAAMDAARKPSPPPLSVPWLIGVARHKLADHYRRRHGRFSVPVAELPEPADPADDWDATLDRIVAESVLARLPEQHRTVLALRYMDDCSVNECAELIGRTVHATEALLVRARKAFRTQYAQAEGGTP